From Pan troglodytes isolate AG18354 chromosome 9, NHGRI_mPanTro3-v2.0_pri, whole genome shotgun sequence, the proteins below share one genomic window:
- the TMEM25 gene encoding transmembrane protein 25 isoform X1 produces MSMCLLGGSVPSPLGAGLHLRFRTWFLLFLESKFLEQLLGLPAVTWLTGRPVAFSQQPRAQARATMALPPGPAALRHTLLLLPALLSSGWGELEPQIDGQTWAERALRENERHAFTCRVAGGPGTPRLAWYLDGQLQEASTSRLLSVGGEAFSGGTSTFTVTAHRAQHELNCSLQDPSSGRSANASVILNVQFKPEIAQVGAKYQEAQGPGLLVVLFALVRANPPANVTWIDQDGPVTVNTSDFLVLDAQNYPWLTNHTVQLQLRSLAHNLSVVATNDVGVTSASLPAPGLLATRVEVPLLGIVVAAGLALGTLVGFSTLVACLVCRKEKKTKGPSRRPSLISSDSNNLKLNNVRLPRENMSLPSNLQLNDLTPDSRAVKPADRQMAQNNSRPELLDPEPGGLLTSRGFIRLPMLGYIYRVSSVSSDEIWL; encoded by the exons ATGTCCATGTGTCTGCTGGGTGGGTCCGTGCCTTCGCCACTGGGGGCTGGTCTACATTTGCGTTTCCGTACATGGTTCCTTTTGTTTCTGGAGAGTAAATTCCTGGAGCAATTGCTAGGCCTGCCTGCTGTCACCTGGCTGACAGGGAGGCCCGTCGCCTTCTCTCAGCAGCCTAGGGCCCAGGCCCGGGCCACCATGgcgctgcctccgggcccagccgCCCTCCGGCACACACTGCTGCTCCTGCCAGCCCTTCTGAGCTCAG GTTGGGGGGAGTTGGAGCCACAAATAGATGGTCAGACCTGGGCTGAGCGGGCACTTCGGGAGAATGAACGCCACGCCTTCACCTGCCGGGTGGCAGGGGGGCCTGGCACCCCCAGATTGGCCTGGTATCTGGATGGACAGCTGCAGGAGGCCAGCACCTCAAGACTGCTGAGCGTGGGAGGGGAGGCCTTCTCTGGAGGCACCAGCACCTTCACTGTCACTGCCCATCGGGCCCAGCATGAGCTCAACTGCTCCCTGCAGGACCCCAGCAGTGGCCGATCAGCCAACGCCTCTGTCATCCTTAATGTGCAAT TCAAGCCAGAGATTGCCCAAGTCGGCGCCAAGTACCAGGAAGCTCAGGGCCCAGGCCTCCTGGTTGTCCTGTTTGCCCTGGTGCGTGCCAACCCGCCTGCCAATGTCACCTGGATCGACCAGGATGGGCCAGTGACTGTCAACACCTCTGACTTCCTGGTGCTGGATGCGCAGAACTACCCCTGGCTCACCAACCACACGGTGCAGCTGCAGCTCCGCAGCCTGGCACACAACCTCTCGGTGGTGGCCACCAATGACGTGGGTGTCACCAGTGCGTCGCTTCCAGCCCCAG GGCTTCTGGCTACCCGGGTGGAAGTGCCACTGCTGGGCATTGTTGTGGCTGCTGGGCTTGCCCTGGGCACCCTCGTGGGGTTCAGCACCTTGGTGGCCTGCCTGGTctgcagaaaagagaagaaaaccaaaG GCCCCTCCCGGCGCCCATCTCTGATATCAAG TGACTCCAACAACCTAAAACTCAACAACGTGCGCCTGCCACGGGAGAACATGTCCCTCCCGTCCAACCTTCAGCTCAATGACCTCACTCCAGATTCCAGAG CAGTGAAACCAGCAGACCGGCAGATGGCTCAGAACAACAGCCGGCCAGAGCTTCTGGACCCGGAGCCCGGCGGCCTCCTCACCAGCCGAG GTTTCATCCGCCTTCCAATGCTGGGCTATATCTATCGAGTGTCCAGCGTGAGCAGTGATGAGATCTGGCTCTGA
- the TMEM25 gene encoding transmembrane protein 25 isoform X11 encodes MALPPGPAALRHTLLLLPALLSSGWGELEPQIDGQTWAERALRENERHAFTCRVAGGPGTPRLAWYLDGQLQEASTSRLLSVGGEAFSGGTSTFTVTAHRAQHELNCSLQDPSSGRSANASVILNVQFKPEIAQVGAKYQEAQGPGLLVVLFALVRANPPANVTWIDQDGPVTVNTSDFLVLDAQNYPWLTNHTVQLQLRSLAHNLSVVATNDVGVTSASLPAPGLLATRVEVPLLGIVVAAGLALGTLVGFSTLVACLVCRKEKKTKGPSRRPSLISSDSNNLKLNNVRLPRENMSLPSNLQLNDLTPDSRVKPADRQMAQNNSRPELLDPEPGGLLTSRGRRNQDKDT; translated from the exons ATGgcgctgcctccgggcccagccgCCCTCCGGCACACACTGCTGCTCCTGCCAGCCCTTCTGAGCTCAG GTTGGGGGGAGTTGGAGCCACAAATAGATGGTCAGACCTGGGCTGAGCGGGCACTTCGGGAGAATGAACGCCACGCCTTCACCTGCCGGGTGGCAGGGGGGCCTGGCACCCCCAGATTGGCCTGGTATCTGGATGGACAGCTGCAGGAGGCCAGCACCTCAAGACTGCTGAGCGTGGGAGGGGAGGCCTTCTCTGGAGGCACCAGCACCTTCACTGTCACTGCCCATCGGGCCCAGCATGAGCTCAACTGCTCCCTGCAGGACCCCAGCAGTGGCCGATCAGCCAACGCCTCTGTCATCCTTAATGTGCAAT TCAAGCCAGAGATTGCCCAAGTCGGCGCCAAGTACCAGGAAGCTCAGGGCCCAGGCCTCCTGGTTGTCCTGTTTGCCCTGGTGCGTGCCAACCCGCCTGCCAATGTCACCTGGATCGACCAGGATGGGCCAGTGACTGTCAACACCTCTGACTTCCTGGTGCTGGATGCGCAGAACTACCCCTGGCTCACCAACCACACGGTGCAGCTGCAGCTCCGCAGCCTGGCACACAACCTCTCGGTGGTGGCCACCAATGACGTGGGTGTCACCAGTGCGTCGCTTCCAGCCCCAG GGCTTCTGGCTACCCGGGTGGAAGTGCCACTGCTGGGCATTGTTGTGGCTGCTGGGCTTGCCCTGGGCACCCTCGTGGGGTTCAGCACCTTGGTGGCCTGCCTGGTctgcagaaaagagaagaaaaccaaaG GCCCCTCCCGGCGCCCATCTCTGATATCAAG TGACTCCAACAACCTAAAACTCAACAACGTGCGCCTGCCACGGGAGAACATGTCCCTCCCGTCCAACCTTCAGCTCAATGACCTCACTCCAGATTCCAGAG TGAAACCAGCAGACCGGCAGATGGCTCAGAACAACAGCCGGCCAGAGCTTCTGGACCCGGAGCCCGGCGGCCTCCTCACCAGCCGAG
- the TMEM25 gene encoding transmembrane protein 25 isoform X8: MALPPGPAALRHTLLLLPALLSSGWGELEPQIDGQTWAERALRENERHAFTCRVAGGPGTPRLAWYLDGQLQEASTSRLLSVGGEAFSGGTSTFTVTAHRAQHELNCSLQDPSSGRSANASVILNVQFKPEIAQVGAKYQEAQGPGLLVVLFALVRANPPANVTWIDQDGPVTVNTSDFLVLDAQNYPWLTNHTVQLQLRSLAHNLSVVATNDVGVTSASLPAPGLLATRVEVPLLGIVVAAGLALGTLVGFSTLVACLVCRKEKKTKGPSRRPSLISSDSNNLKLNNVRLPRENMSLPSNLQLNDLTPDSRAVKPADRQMAQNNSRPELLDPEPGGLLTSRGFIRLPMLGYIYRVSSVSSDEIWL, translated from the exons ATGgcgctgcctccgggcccagccgCCCTCCGGCACACACTGCTGCTCCTGCCAGCCCTTCTGAGCTCAG GTTGGGGGGAGTTGGAGCCACAAATAGATGGTCAGACCTGGGCTGAGCGGGCACTTCGGGAGAATGAACGCCACGCCTTCACCTGCCGGGTGGCAGGGGGGCCTGGCACCCCCAGATTGGCCTGGTATCTGGATGGACAGCTGCAGGAGGCCAGCACCTCAAGACTGCTGAGCGTGGGAGGGGAGGCCTTCTCTGGAGGCACCAGCACCTTCACTGTCACTGCCCATCGGGCCCAGCATGAGCTCAACTGCTCCCTGCAGGACCCCAGCAGTGGCCGATCAGCCAACGCCTCTGTCATCCTTAATGTGCAAT TCAAGCCAGAGATTGCCCAAGTCGGCGCCAAGTACCAGGAAGCTCAGGGCCCAGGCCTCCTGGTTGTCCTGTTTGCCCTGGTGCGTGCCAACCCGCCTGCCAATGTCACCTGGATCGACCAGGATGGGCCAGTGACTGTCAACACCTCTGACTTCCTGGTGCTGGATGCGCAGAACTACCCCTGGCTCACCAACCACACGGTGCAGCTGCAGCTCCGCAGCCTGGCACACAACCTCTCGGTGGTGGCCACCAATGACGTGGGTGTCACCAGTGCGTCGCTTCCAGCCCCAG GGCTTCTGGCTACCCGGGTGGAAGTGCCACTGCTGGGCATTGTTGTGGCTGCTGGGCTTGCCCTGGGCACCCTCGTGGGGTTCAGCACCTTGGTGGCCTGCCTGGTctgcagaaaagagaagaaaaccaaaG GCCCCTCCCGGCGCCCATCTCTGATATCAAG TGACTCCAACAACCTAAAACTCAACAACGTGCGCCTGCCACGGGAGAACATGTCCCTCCCGTCCAACCTTCAGCTCAATGACCTCACTCCAGATTCCAGAG CAGTGAAACCAGCAGACCGGCAGATGGCTCAGAACAACAGCCGGCCAGAGCTTCTGGACCCGGAGCCCGGCGGCCTCCTCACCAGCCGAG GTTTCATCCGCCTTCCAATGCTGGGCTATATCTATCGAGTGTCCAGCGTGAGCAGTGATGAGATCTGGCTCTGA
- the TMEM25 gene encoding transmembrane protein 25 isoform X9 translates to MALPPGPAALRHTLLLLPALLSSGWGELEPQIDGQTWAERALRENERHAFTCRVAGGPGTPRLAWYLDGQLQEASTSRLLSVGGEAFSGGTSTFTVTAHRAQHELNCSLQDPSSGRSANASVILNVQFKPEIAQVGAKYQEAQGPGLLVVLFALVRANPPANVTWIDQDGPVTVNTSDFLVLDAQNYPWLTNHTVQLQLRSLAHNLSVVATNDVGVTSASLPAPGLLATRVEVPLLGIVVAAGLALGTLVGFSTLVACLVCRKEKKTKGPSRRPSLISSDSNNLKLNNVRLPRENMSLPSNLQLNDLTPDSRVKPADRQMAQNNSRPELLDPEPGGLLTSRGFIRLPMLGYIYRVSSVSSDEIWL, encoded by the exons ATGgcgctgcctccgggcccagccgCCCTCCGGCACACACTGCTGCTCCTGCCAGCCCTTCTGAGCTCAG GTTGGGGGGAGTTGGAGCCACAAATAGATGGTCAGACCTGGGCTGAGCGGGCACTTCGGGAGAATGAACGCCACGCCTTCACCTGCCGGGTGGCAGGGGGGCCTGGCACCCCCAGATTGGCCTGGTATCTGGATGGACAGCTGCAGGAGGCCAGCACCTCAAGACTGCTGAGCGTGGGAGGGGAGGCCTTCTCTGGAGGCACCAGCACCTTCACTGTCACTGCCCATCGGGCCCAGCATGAGCTCAACTGCTCCCTGCAGGACCCCAGCAGTGGCCGATCAGCCAACGCCTCTGTCATCCTTAATGTGCAAT TCAAGCCAGAGATTGCCCAAGTCGGCGCCAAGTACCAGGAAGCTCAGGGCCCAGGCCTCCTGGTTGTCCTGTTTGCCCTGGTGCGTGCCAACCCGCCTGCCAATGTCACCTGGATCGACCAGGATGGGCCAGTGACTGTCAACACCTCTGACTTCCTGGTGCTGGATGCGCAGAACTACCCCTGGCTCACCAACCACACGGTGCAGCTGCAGCTCCGCAGCCTGGCACACAACCTCTCGGTGGTGGCCACCAATGACGTGGGTGTCACCAGTGCGTCGCTTCCAGCCCCAG GGCTTCTGGCTACCCGGGTGGAAGTGCCACTGCTGGGCATTGTTGTGGCTGCTGGGCTTGCCCTGGGCACCCTCGTGGGGTTCAGCACCTTGGTGGCCTGCCTGGTctgcagaaaagagaagaaaaccaaaG GCCCCTCCCGGCGCCCATCTCTGATATCAAG TGACTCCAACAACCTAAAACTCAACAACGTGCGCCTGCCACGGGAGAACATGTCCCTCCCGTCCAACCTTCAGCTCAATGACCTCACTCCAGATTCCAGAG TGAAACCAGCAGACCGGCAGATGGCTCAGAACAACAGCCGGCCAGAGCTTCTGGACCCGGAGCCCGGCGGCCTCCTCACCAGCCGAG GTTTCATCCGCCTTCCAATGCTGGGCTATATCTATCGAGTGTCCAGCGTGAGCAGTGATGAGATCTGGCTCTGA
- the TMEM25 gene encoding transmembrane protein 25 isoform X12, whose protein sequence is MALPPGPAALRHTLLLLPALLSSGWGELEPQIDGQTWAERALRENERHAFTCRVAGGPGTPRLAWYLDGQLQEASTSRLLSVGGEAFSGGTSTFTVTAHRAQHELNCSLQDPSSGRSANASVILNVQFKPEIAQVGAKYQEAQGPGLLVVLFALVRANPPANVTWIDQDGPVTVNTSDFLVLDAQNYPWLTNHTVQLQLRSLAHNLSVVATNDVGVTSASLPAPGPSRRPSLISSDSNNLKLNNVRLPRENMSLPSNLQLNDLTPDSRAVKPADRQMAQNNSRPELLDPEPGGLLTSRGFIRLPMLGYIYRVSSVSSDEIWL, encoded by the exons ATGgcgctgcctccgggcccagccgCCCTCCGGCACACACTGCTGCTCCTGCCAGCCCTTCTGAGCTCAG GTTGGGGGGAGTTGGAGCCACAAATAGATGGTCAGACCTGGGCTGAGCGGGCACTTCGGGAGAATGAACGCCACGCCTTCACCTGCCGGGTGGCAGGGGGGCCTGGCACCCCCAGATTGGCCTGGTATCTGGATGGACAGCTGCAGGAGGCCAGCACCTCAAGACTGCTGAGCGTGGGAGGGGAGGCCTTCTCTGGAGGCACCAGCACCTTCACTGTCACTGCCCATCGGGCCCAGCATGAGCTCAACTGCTCCCTGCAGGACCCCAGCAGTGGCCGATCAGCCAACGCCTCTGTCATCCTTAATGTGCAAT TCAAGCCAGAGATTGCCCAAGTCGGCGCCAAGTACCAGGAAGCTCAGGGCCCAGGCCTCCTGGTTGTCCTGTTTGCCCTGGTGCGTGCCAACCCGCCTGCCAATGTCACCTGGATCGACCAGGATGGGCCAGTGACTGTCAACACCTCTGACTTCCTGGTGCTGGATGCGCAGAACTACCCCTGGCTCACCAACCACACGGTGCAGCTGCAGCTCCGCAGCCTGGCACACAACCTCTCGGTGGTGGCCACCAATGACGTGGGTGTCACCAGTGCGTCGCTTCCAGCCCCAG GCCCCTCCCGGCGCCCATCTCTGATATCAAG TGACTCCAACAACCTAAAACTCAACAACGTGCGCCTGCCACGGGAGAACATGTCCCTCCCGTCCAACCTTCAGCTCAATGACCTCACTCCAGATTCCAGAG CAGTGAAACCAGCAGACCGGCAGATGGCTCAGAACAACAGCCGGCCAGAGCTTCTGGACCCGGAGCCCGGCGGCCTCCTCACCAGCCGAG GTTTCATCCGCCTTCCAATGCTGGGCTATATCTATCGAGTGTCCAGCGTGAGCAGTGATGAGATCTGGCTCTGA
- the TMEM25 gene encoding transmembrane protein 25 isoform X10, with protein MALPPGPAALRHTLLLLPALLSSGWGELEPQIDGQTWAERALRENERHAFTCRVAGGPGTPRLAWYLDGQLQEASTSRLLSVGGEAFSGGTSTFTVTAHRAQHELNCSLQDPSSGRSANASVILNVQFKPEIAQVGAKYQEAQGPGLLVVLFALVRANPPANVTWIDQDGPVTVNTSDFLVLDAQNYPWLTNHTVQLQLRSLAHNLSVVATNDVGVTSASLPAPGLLATRVEVPLLGIVVAAGLALGTLVGFSTLVACLVCRKEKKTKGPSRRPSLISSDSNNLKLNNVRLPRENMSLPSNLQLNDLTPDSRAVKPADRQMAQNNSRPELLDPEPGGLLTSRGRRNQDKDT; from the exons ATGgcgctgcctccgggcccagccgCCCTCCGGCACACACTGCTGCTCCTGCCAGCCCTTCTGAGCTCAG GTTGGGGGGAGTTGGAGCCACAAATAGATGGTCAGACCTGGGCTGAGCGGGCACTTCGGGAGAATGAACGCCACGCCTTCACCTGCCGGGTGGCAGGGGGGCCTGGCACCCCCAGATTGGCCTGGTATCTGGATGGACAGCTGCAGGAGGCCAGCACCTCAAGACTGCTGAGCGTGGGAGGGGAGGCCTTCTCTGGAGGCACCAGCACCTTCACTGTCACTGCCCATCGGGCCCAGCATGAGCTCAACTGCTCCCTGCAGGACCCCAGCAGTGGCCGATCAGCCAACGCCTCTGTCATCCTTAATGTGCAAT TCAAGCCAGAGATTGCCCAAGTCGGCGCCAAGTACCAGGAAGCTCAGGGCCCAGGCCTCCTGGTTGTCCTGTTTGCCCTGGTGCGTGCCAACCCGCCTGCCAATGTCACCTGGATCGACCAGGATGGGCCAGTGACTGTCAACACCTCTGACTTCCTGGTGCTGGATGCGCAGAACTACCCCTGGCTCACCAACCACACGGTGCAGCTGCAGCTCCGCAGCCTGGCACACAACCTCTCGGTGGTGGCCACCAATGACGTGGGTGTCACCAGTGCGTCGCTTCCAGCCCCAG GGCTTCTGGCTACCCGGGTGGAAGTGCCACTGCTGGGCATTGTTGTGGCTGCTGGGCTTGCCCTGGGCACCCTCGTGGGGTTCAGCACCTTGGTGGCCTGCCTGGTctgcagaaaagagaagaaaaccaaaG GCCCCTCCCGGCGCCCATCTCTGATATCAAG TGACTCCAACAACCTAAAACTCAACAACGTGCGCCTGCCACGGGAGAACATGTCCCTCCCGTCCAACCTTCAGCTCAATGACCTCACTCCAGATTCCAGAG CAGTGAAACCAGCAGACCGGCAGATGGCTCAGAACAACAGCCGGCCAGAGCTTCTGGACCCGGAGCCCGGCGGCCTCCTCACCAGCCGAG
- the TMEM25 gene encoding transmembrane protein 25 isoform X14 yields the protein MALPPGPAALRHTLLLLPALLSSGWGELEPQIDGQTWAERALRENERHAFTCRVAGGPGTPRLAWYLDGQLQEASTSRLLSVGGEAFSGGTSTFTVTAHRAQHELNCSLQDPSSGRSANASVILNVQFKPEIAQVGAKYQEAQGPGLLVVLFALVRANPPANVTWIDQDGPVTVNTSDFLVLDAQNYPWLTNHTVQLQLRSLAHNLSVVATNDVGVTSASLPAPGPSRRPSLISSDSNNLKLNNVRLPRENMSLPSNLQLNDLTPDSRAVKPADRQMAQNNSRPELLDPEPGGLLTSRGRRNQDKDT from the exons ATGgcgctgcctccgggcccagccgCCCTCCGGCACACACTGCTGCTCCTGCCAGCCCTTCTGAGCTCAG GTTGGGGGGAGTTGGAGCCACAAATAGATGGTCAGACCTGGGCTGAGCGGGCACTTCGGGAGAATGAACGCCACGCCTTCACCTGCCGGGTGGCAGGGGGGCCTGGCACCCCCAGATTGGCCTGGTATCTGGATGGACAGCTGCAGGAGGCCAGCACCTCAAGACTGCTGAGCGTGGGAGGGGAGGCCTTCTCTGGAGGCACCAGCACCTTCACTGTCACTGCCCATCGGGCCCAGCATGAGCTCAACTGCTCCCTGCAGGACCCCAGCAGTGGCCGATCAGCCAACGCCTCTGTCATCCTTAATGTGCAAT TCAAGCCAGAGATTGCCCAAGTCGGCGCCAAGTACCAGGAAGCTCAGGGCCCAGGCCTCCTGGTTGTCCTGTTTGCCCTGGTGCGTGCCAACCCGCCTGCCAATGTCACCTGGATCGACCAGGATGGGCCAGTGACTGTCAACACCTCTGACTTCCTGGTGCTGGATGCGCAGAACTACCCCTGGCTCACCAACCACACGGTGCAGCTGCAGCTCCGCAGCCTGGCACACAACCTCTCGGTGGTGGCCACCAATGACGTGGGTGTCACCAGTGCGTCGCTTCCAGCCCCAG GCCCCTCCCGGCGCCCATCTCTGATATCAAG TGACTCCAACAACCTAAAACTCAACAACGTGCGCCTGCCACGGGAGAACATGTCCCTCCCGTCCAACCTTCAGCTCAATGACCTCACTCCAGATTCCAGAG CAGTGAAACCAGCAGACCGGCAGATGGCTCAGAACAACAGCCGGCCAGAGCTTCTGGACCCGGAGCCCGGCGGCCTCCTCACCAGCCGAG
- the TMEM25 gene encoding transmembrane protein 25 isoform X13: MALPPGPAALRHTLLLLPALLSSGWGELEPQIDGQTWAERALRENERHAFTCRVAGGPGTPRLAWYLDGQLQEASTSRLLSVGGEAFSGGTSTFTVTAHRAQHELNCSLQDPSSGRSANASVILNVQFKPEIAQVGAKYQEAQGPGLLVVLFALVRANPPANVTWIDQDGPVTVNTSDFLVLDAQNYPWLTNHTVQLQLRSLAHNLSVVATNDVGVTSASLPAPGPSRRPSLISSDSNNLKLNNVRLPRENMSLPSNLQLNDLTPDSRVKPADRQMAQNNSRPELLDPEPGGLLTSRGFIRLPMLGYIYRVSSVSSDEIWL, encoded by the exons ATGgcgctgcctccgggcccagccgCCCTCCGGCACACACTGCTGCTCCTGCCAGCCCTTCTGAGCTCAG GTTGGGGGGAGTTGGAGCCACAAATAGATGGTCAGACCTGGGCTGAGCGGGCACTTCGGGAGAATGAACGCCACGCCTTCACCTGCCGGGTGGCAGGGGGGCCTGGCACCCCCAGATTGGCCTGGTATCTGGATGGACAGCTGCAGGAGGCCAGCACCTCAAGACTGCTGAGCGTGGGAGGGGAGGCCTTCTCTGGAGGCACCAGCACCTTCACTGTCACTGCCCATCGGGCCCAGCATGAGCTCAACTGCTCCCTGCAGGACCCCAGCAGTGGCCGATCAGCCAACGCCTCTGTCATCCTTAATGTGCAAT TCAAGCCAGAGATTGCCCAAGTCGGCGCCAAGTACCAGGAAGCTCAGGGCCCAGGCCTCCTGGTTGTCCTGTTTGCCCTGGTGCGTGCCAACCCGCCTGCCAATGTCACCTGGATCGACCAGGATGGGCCAGTGACTGTCAACACCTCTGACTTCCTGGTGCTGGATGCGCAGAACTACCCCTGGCTCACCAACCACACGGTGCAGCTGCAGCTCCGCAGCCTGGCACACAACCTCTCGGTGGTGGCCACCAATGACGTGGGTGTCACCAGTGCGTCGCTTCCAGCCCCAG GCCCCTCCCGGCGCCCATCTCTGATATCAAG TGACTCCAACAACCTAAAACTCAACAACGTGCGCCTGCCACGGGAGAACATGTCCCTCCCGTCCAACCTTCAGCTCAATGACCTCACTCCAGATTCCAGAG TGAAACCAGCAGACCGGCAGATGGCTCAGAACAACAGCCGGCCAGAGCTTCTGGACCCGGAGCCCGGCGGCCTCCTCACCAGCCGAG GTTTCATCCGCCTTCCAATGCTGGGCTATATCTATCGAGTGTCCAGCGTGAGCAGTGATGAGATCTGGCTCTGA
- the TMEM25 gene encoding transmembrane protein 25 isoform X16: MALPPGPAALRHTLLLLPALLSSGWGELEPQIDGQTWAERALRENERHAFTCRVAGGPGTPRLAWYLDGQLQEASTSRLLSVGGEAFSGGTSTFTVTAHRAQHELNCSLQDPSSGRSANASVILNVQFKPEIAQVGAKYQEAQGPGLLVVLFALVRANPPANVTWIDQDGPVTVNTSDFLVLDAQNYPWLTNHTVQLQLRSLAHNLSVVATNDVGVTSASLPAPGPSRRPSLISSDSNNLKLNNVRLPRENMSLPSNLQLNDLTPDSRVKPADRQMAQNNSRPELLDPEPGGLLTSRGRRNQDKDT; this comes from the exons ATGgcgctgcctccgggcccagccgCCCTCCGGCACACACTGCTGCTCCTGCCAGCCCTTCTGAGCTCAG GTTGGGGGGAGTTGGAGCCACAAATAGATGGTCAGACCTGGGCTGAGCGGGCACTTCGGGAGAATGAACGCCACGCCTTCACCTGCCGGGTGGCAGGGGGGCCTGGCACCCCCAGATTGGCCTGGTATCTGGATGGACAGCTGCAGGAGGCCAGCACCTCAAGACTGCTGAGCGTGGGAGGGGAGGCCTTCTCTGGAGGCACCAGCACCTTCACTGTCACTGCCCATCGGGCCCAGCATGAGCTCAACTGCTCCCTGCAGGACCCCAGCAGTGGCCGATCAGCCAACGCCTCTGTCATCCTTAATGTGCAAT TCAAGCCAGAGATTGCCCAAGTCGGCGCCAAGTACCAGGAAGCTCAGGGCCCAGGCCTCCTGGTTGTCCTGTTTGCCCTGGTGCGTGCCAACCCGCCTGCCAATGTCACCTGGATCGACCAGGATGGGCCAGTGACTGTCAACACCTCTGACTTCCTGGTGCTGGATGCGCAGAACTACCCCTGGCTCACCAACCACACGGTGCAGCTGCAGCTCCGCAGCCTGGCACACAACCTCTCGGTGGTGGCCACCAATGACGTGGGTGTCACCAGTGCGTCGCTTCCAGCCCCAG GCCCCTCCCGGCGCCCATCTCTGATATCAAG TGACTCCAACAACCTAAAACTCAACAACGTGCGCCTGCCACGGGAGAACATGTCCCTCCCGTCCAACCTTCAGCTCAATGACCTCACTCCAGATTCCAGAG TGAAACCAGCAGACCGGCAGATGGCTCAGAACAACAGCCGGCCAGAGCTTCTGGACCCGGAGCCCGGCGGCCTCCTCACCAGCCGAG
- the TMEM25 gene encoding transmembrane protein 25 precursor (The RefSeq protein has 1 substitution compared to this genomic sequence) has protein sequence MALPPGPAALRHTLLLLPALLSSGWGELEPQIDGQTWAERALRENERHAFTCRVAGGPGTPRLAWYLDGQLQEASTSRLLSVGGEAFSGGTSTFTVTAHRAQHELNCSLQDPSSGRSANASVVLNVQFKPEIAQVGAKYQEAQGPGLLVVLFALVRANPPANVTWIDQDGPVTVNTSDFLVLDAQNYPWLTNHTVQLQLRSLAHNLSVVATNDVGVTSASLPAPGLLATRVEVPLLGIVVAAGLALGTLVGFSTLVACLVCRKEKKTKGPSRRPSLISSDSNNLKLNNVRLPRENMSLPSNLQLNDLTPDSRAVKPADRQMAQNNSRPELLDPEPGGLLTSRGFIRLPMLGYIYRVSSVSSDEIWL, from the exons ATGgcgctgcctccgggcccagccgCCCTCCGGCACACACTGCTGCTCCTGCCAGCCCTTCTGAGCTCAG GTTGGGGGGAGTTGGAGCCACAAATAGATGGTCAGACCTGGGCTGAGCGGGCACTTCGGGAGAATGAACGCCACGCCTTCACCTGCCGGGTGGCAGGGGGGCCTGGCACCCCCAGATTGGCCTGGTATCTGGATGGACAGCTGCAGGAGGCCAGCACCTCAAGACTGCTGAGCGTGGGAGGGGAGGCCTTCTCTGGAGGCACCAGCACCTTCACTGTCACTGCCCATCGGGCCCAGCATGAGCTCAACTGCTCCCTGCAGGACCCCAGCAGTGGCCGATCAGCCAACGCCTCTGTCATCCTTAATGTGCAAT TCAAGCCAGAGATTGCCCAAGTCGGCGCCAAGTACCAGGAAGCTCAGGGCCCAGGCCTCCTGGTTGTCCTGTTTGCCCTGGTGCGTGCCAACCCGCCTGCCAATGTCACCTGGATCGACCAGGATGGGCCAGTGACTGTCAACACCTCTGACTTCCTGGTGCTGGATGCGCAGAACTACCCCTGGCTCACCAACCACACGGTGCAGCTGCAGCTCCGCAGCCTGGCACACAACCTCTCGGTGGTGGCCACCAATGACGTGGGTGTCACCAGTGCGTCGCTTCCAGCCCCAG GGCTTCTGGCTACCCGGGTGGAAGTGCCACTGCTGGGCATTGTTGTGGCTGCTGGGCTTGCCCTGGGCACCCTCGTGGGGTTCAGCACCTTGGTGGCCTGCCTGGTctgcagaaaagagaagaaaaccaaaG GCCCCTCCCGGCGCCCATCTCTGATATCAAG TGACTCCAACAACCTAAAACTCAACAACGTGCGCCTGCCACGGGAGAACATGTCCCTCCCGTCCAACCTTCAGCTCAATGACCTCACTCCAGATTCCAGAG CAGTGAAACCAGCAGACCGGCAGATGGCTCAGAACAACAGCCGGCCAGAGCTTCTGGACCCGGAGCCCGGCGGCCTCCTCACCAGCCGAG GTTTCATCCGCCTTCCAATGCTGGGCTATATCTATCGAGTGTCCAGCGTGAGCAGTGATGAGATCTGGCTCTGA